The DNA region ACAAGGCCTTCAAATCGCTGTAGGCCGGCAAGCTGTCCCTGCTCTTGTTTCTCTCCAGAGGGGTGTCCAAGCTTATCTTACCCATATCGGGCACGGACATCTCGGAGTTGAATTTAGCAGCGGAGAACATGATGCGCGAGTAGTGGGACGATTTCTGCGAGGAGGCTCTGAGTGTCCCGTCGTCAGTATAGTATCGACTCCGGTGGTCCGGGCTACGTTCATATTCCTCTGGAGTGCCCAAAGTGGAGCTCCCGCCTCCCAGTGGACCCTTGGAGTTGTCCATGGATCTCGACCTCTCCTTGGCTTTGTCCGGCCTCTCGGTGCGGGACTTGCGGTCCTGTGTGTGGCTGTGACTCCGGTGCACCCGAGAATGCGAGGTACCGCGCGAAGGCTCCGGGAATGGCATCTCAGTCCGTCTCTTTGCAAGCTCCCCTGACACATCCCACTCGGGCGTAACAGGGAAATACGACTCTGCAATATTGGGGTTGCTATGGACGAGGTACGCGGCACCACTCCTGCGCTCCACCGTGTACATTCCCTCCCTGGGAGAGCGCACCAGAGAGTGGCTGAAGAAGCGGTAGTCCCTCTCAAGGCCCAGATCCAGGTTGGAGCCCTCGGACAGGTCCCCACGAGAGGTTTGCCTGGTCTTGCTGTGGGATCTCGACTTTCCGTGTGGGACTCGGCGATGCCCTCGACTGCGGCGGCTGCGAGCGCTGCTGTGCTGCGCAGATGAACTCGCCTTGCAGCGCTGGGCTCGCTCCTCCTCCAGACGCTTCATCACGGCCGTGTGGCGCGCCACATTCTCCACCGTCAGGTCTGGGTTGATCCGCCGGATGATCTCCATCTCCACTTCTCGAGGGATGGCCACCGAAGAGGGCGCATCCTCGTCCCTAAGGGGCCACTCCTCTGGTGGAAACTGAGCAGAGAAGGAGGCCAACTGCTTCGTCTTGTCTTTCCTGAAGCTCAGCCGGAAAAGCTTGAGCCCAAACTTCTTGGATTGCCTCTCGCTGCTGCCCCCTGTGCTCCCCTCCTTCTTCTTGGTGAGAGTGTCCGTCTTGTAGGAGAAAGAAGGGTTGCTCCTGGCCTTGTCAGGATCAGGAGGGTGTTGGGTGGTtgctggaggaggagggggctGAGGGTATGAGGGGGGATCTCCTTTTGGCTCTTTGGGGGACTTCCTCTGAAGTGTGGTGTGGTTGCTCGGCACCTCATCACGGTATGAATTGTACGAGTCGCAGTGGTTTTTGTGGTTTAGCCTTTCTCGTATGCAACCGGACGTAGAAGGCGTGATGGTGCCAGATTGGGGTGACGTGCACTGCTCCTGCTGCTGTgactgttgctgctgctgttgttgttgcttttgctgttgctgttgttgctgctgctgctgctgttgttgttgttgttgttgttgttgctgctgtgaCTGCTGCTGTCGGTCCGAATGTCTGTCGTCCAGGTGGTACCACTTGCTGTTGGTGCGGATGAGGGATGGGGTGATGAAGTAAGTTTGGGGTGTGACGATGCAGTAACCTTCAGGCGTGGGGTAGATCTTTCGCTCCCGCACCAGCATGTTCAGCGTGTGCCGCAGGATCTCCGGACTCGGTGTGGGTACACCTGAGGGGACGAAGGAGGAGAAAAACAAAGTTTAGTGTAGGAAAACTAACCCGACATGCACACAGGTTTGCCCCTGTGATTTTCTAATGACACATGACACAGTCATTATACCTAGTGGCCttttgagtgtttgagtgtgtatgtttgagtgagtatgtttgagtgagtatgtttaagtgtgtatgtttgagtgtgtatgtttgagtgagtatgtttgagtgagtatgtttgagtgtgtatgtttgagtgtgtatgtttgagtgagtatgtttgagtgagtatgtttgagtgagtatgtttgagtgtgtatgtttgggtgagtatgtttgagtgagtatgtttgggtgtgtatgtttgagtgtgtatgtttgggTGAGTATGTTTGGGTGAGTATGTTTGAGTGAGTATGTTTGgggtgtgtatgtttgagtgagtatgtttgagtgtgtatgtttgagtgagtatgtttgagtgtgtatgtttgagtgtgtatgtttgagtgtgtatgttcgagtgagtatgtttgagtgtgtatgtttgagtgagTATGTTTGAGTGAGTATGTTTGAGTGAGTATGTTTGAGTGAGTATGTTTGAGTGAGTATGTTTGGGTGAGTATGTTTGGGTGAGTATGTTTGAGTGAGTATGTTTgggtgtgtatgtttgagtgtgtatgttCGAGTGTGTATGTTCGAGTgagtatgtttgagtgtgtatgtttgagtg from Hoplias malabaricus isolate fHopMal1 chromosome 8, fHopMal1.hap1, whole genome shotgun sequence includes:
- the stox2a gene encoding storkhead-box protein 2, which codes for MKKTHSTNLRRAWPGPEAPEWGSERSRSRSEKDYRHHKHFPPPPPPPHMSYITATGDVSPISMSPISQSQFIPLGEILCLAISAMNSARKAVTQDALMEHLTTCFPGVPTPSPEILRHTLNMLVRERKIYPTPEGYCIVTPQTYFITPSLIRTNSKWYHLDDRHSDRQQQSQQQQQQQQQQQQQQQQQQQQQKQQQQQQQQSQQQEQCTSPQSGTITPSTSGCIRERLNHKNHCDSYNSYRDEVPSNHTTLQRKSPKEPKGDPPSYPQPPPPPATTQHPPDPDKARSNPSFSYKTDTLTKKKEGSTGGSSERQSKKFGLKLFRLSFRKDKTKQLASFSAQFPPEEWPLRDEDAPSSVAIPREVEMEIIRRINPDLTVENVARHTAVMKRLEEERAQRCKASSSAQHSSARSRRSRGHRRVPHGKSRSHSKTRQTSRGDLSEGSNLDLGLERDYRFFSHSLVRSPREGMYTVERRSGAAYLVHSNPNIAESYFPVTPEWDVSGELAKRRTEMPFPEPSRGTSHSRVHRSHSHTQDRKSRTERPDKAKERSRSMDNSKGPLGGGSSTLGTPEEYERSPDHRSRYYTDDGTLRASSQKSSHYSRIMFSAAKFNSEMSVPDMGKISLDTPLERNKSRDSLPAYSDLKALSPKPLTDDYFQCNTSNETILTAPLPLGKADHDTLTPSDGIRKGSPADQQTPHLTSPHPMDYKEDASTKGHNGSGKPTPSQTPEPMLNGRLIQHQHNADPGGGGMGSGSGALVVDKRKEIFSKDTLFKPPHNILTMSYVDSSSYSKSGTLRKTPHMKSSEVLDTLESQPPPPNSAPSPALAPPPACSEQGAPSASEATFDYYNVSDDDDEEEVEDSSHKEAAPAEGKGRAGGGEGGGGVGGGTMQWLLEREKERDLQRKFETNLTLLSPKENENTSSQKSAHSARLDSMDSSSVTVDSGFNSPRTRESLASNTSSIVESNRRQNPALSPGHVGSTSIGPPFSFRSIPEPPSTGAEKLQKSPNCLASITSV